A single Arachidicoccus sp. BS20 DNA region contains:
- a CDS encoding penicillin-binding transpeptidase domain-containing protein produces MMRNYSILLCAIIFVFSGCTLNNVTVDDSLQKYFTDNGLKGTFALYDNSHQTFTVYDLHRYKDSSYLPGGSFDIVSSLIAIETGRVNDQNSLVKTLPDTSKTAILKDAFKNSDSAVFATIASSVGKDTLQFWLDSLHYGKVKILSDNDNFWSNDSLKITADEQLGFIEKLYASSLPFQKRTQQIVRDMMLRESNTAYSFSYKTSWNKNIGWALGWIEENKHIYFFVINAESIAATASQESLQKTLKDILTYEGFFKGEK; encoded by the coding sequence ATGATGAGAAATTACAGTATTTTGTTATGCGCAATCATATTTGTATTTAGCGGTTGTACGCTCAACAATGTAACGGTTGACGATAGTCTTCAAAAATATTTTACCGATAATGGTTTAAAAGGAACATTTGCTTTGTACGACAATTCGCACCAAACGTTTACGGTGTACGATTTGCATCGCTATAAAGATTCTTCTTATTTGCCCGGTGGAAGTTTTGATATTGTAAGCTCATTAATAGCCATTGAAACAGGGAGAGTAAATGATCAAAATTCGCTTGTAAAAACATTGCCGGATACATCAAAAACTGCAATTCTTAAAGACGCTTTTAAAAATAGCGATAGCGCCGTTTTTGCAACCATTGCTTCGTCCGTCGGGAAAGACACGCTGCAATTTTGGCTCGACAGTTTGCATTATGGCAAGGTTAAAATCCTTTCCGATAACGATAATTTCTGGTCGAATGATTCACTGAAAATCACAGCTGACGAGCAATTGGGTTTTATCGAAAAATTATATGCCTCTTCCTTGCCTTTCCAAAAACGTACACAGCAAATTGTACGCGACATGATGCTTAGAGAAAGCAACACAGCGTATTCATTTTCTTACAAAACTTCCTGGAACAAAAATATTGGTTGGGCGCTCGGTTGGATCGAAGAAAATAAGCACATTTATTTTTTTGTTATCAATGCTGAAAGCATTGCTGCAACTGCATCTCAGGAATCTTTACAAAAAACATTGAAAGACATTTTGACTTACGAAGGATTTTTCAAAGGAGAAAAATAA
- a CDS encoding nuclear transport factor 2 family protein codes for MKRFIVVLLILCMAGITQRTKAQAKVFKVQDVQIQKYKKPPLPEHYKQYLEETREVEIAVQQLTKAMIDADSSQLYALTYRNLKYAHSTGLVQSQKEFVDGITSGRSDFLSIDLSDQTVDIIDSTACVRHILTAKTFDNKVPGSVKLAILLVWVKQGGKWRLLARQAVKPQQ; via the coding sequence ATGAAACGTTTTATAGTTGTATTGCTGATACTTTGTATGGCAGGCATTACGCAGCGAACTAAGGCACAAGCAAAAGTTTTCAAAGTGCAGGATGTACAAATACAAAAATATAAAAAGCCGCCGTTACCGGAGCATTATAAACAATATTTAGAAGAAACACGTGAAGTGGAAATTGCTGTTCAGCAACTGACCAAAGCCATGATTGATGCGGACAGTTCTCAATTATACGCATTGACTTACCGGAATTTAAAATATGCACATTCGACAGGCTTGGTGCAAAGTCAAAAAGAATTTGTGGATGGTATTACTTCCGGTCGTTCCGATTTTTTAAGTATTGATTTGTCTGACCAAACCGTTGATATTATTGACAGTACGGCTTGTGTGCGCCATATTCTTACCGCAAAAACTTTTGACAATAAAGTTCCCGGCAGCGTAAAACTTGCCATCTTATTGGTTTGGGTAAAACAGGGTGGAAAATGGCGTTTGCTCGCTCGGCAGGCTGTGAAACCGCAGCAATAA
- a CDS encoding DUF4861 family protein, which produces MKQKTILLVVLISLSLNLFAQADKSFIVLKNPLNLQRDSELIVLSRKKIESKIGKLQPNEYVRIYKENATPLVVQFDDINQDGIWDEAVFLYSFKPEETVTLKLKKSETLMDTNVQPLAHVRMKLKNADDKFGPSVKHVDMPYQNKPTDFSKHALPTYLTEGPGWENDKVAFRLYFDTRNAKDIYGKRIPGMVMDTVGANPKNSYHKLSAWGMDILAVGKSLGAGGLAFSYKLENGKDTLVRLGELNIKSESYDEIADGPIRAIFKMDYHWELNHQPVEVVEYISIWGGQYFYQSKIFVKGHHLPKDLKVDMGIANFYDNRSGNFSSGNTKVLYSFGKQSEIKDDLGMAIFSRAEDFSKFWSIGKEVTAASDITQTYLSEEKVNSLKPAVYRYFACWNKTNTLFKDENNFVNFLHSEAEKFSNPIITLIKNKK; this is translated from the coding sequence GTGAAACAGAAGACTATTCTTTTAGTTGTATTGATTTCTCTTTCGTTAAATCTTTTTGCGCAAGCGGATAAAAGTTTTATTGTCTTGAAAAATCCGTTGAACCTACAACGCGACAGCGAGTTGATTGTACTTTCAAGAAAAAAAATTGAAAGTAAAATTGGCAAGTTGCAACCGAATGAATATGTAAGAATTTATAAAGAAAATGCCACTCCGCTTGTTGTGCAATTTGATGATATAAATCAAGATGGCATTTGGGACGAAGCTGTTTTTTTATATTCTTTCAAACCGGAAGAAACCGTAACACTAAAATTAAAAAAGTCTGAAACATTGATGGATACTAATGTCCAGCCACTTGCTCATGTGCGTATGAAGTTGAAAAATGCCGATGACAAATTCGGTCCATCAGTAAAGCACGTGGATATGCCTTACCAAAACAAGCCGACAGATTTTTCAAAACACGCGCTTCCGACTTATCTCACGGAAGGTCCCGGCTGGGAAAATGATAAAGTTGCTTTTCGCCTGTATTTCGATACGCGCAATGCAAAAGATATTTACGGCAAACGCATTCCGGGCATGGTCATGGACACCGTTGGCGCAAATCCTAAGAACAGTTATCACAAATTATCAGCCTGGGGAATGGACATACTCGCCGTCGGAAAGTCGCTCGGGGCGGGCGGTTTGGCATTTTCTTATAAGTTGGAAAACGGTAAAGATACGTTGGTACGTTTGGGCGAATTGAACATTAAATCCGAATCTTATGATGAAATTGCGGACGGACCTATTCGAGCAATTTTTAAAATGGATTATCATTGGGAATTAAATCATCAGCCTGTTGAAGTGGTTGAATACATCAGCATCTGGGGCGGGCAATATTTTTATCAAAGTAAAATATTTGTCAAGGGACATCACCTTCCTAAAGATTTAAAAGTGGATATGGGCATTGCAAATTTTTATGATAATCGCAGCGGCAATTTTTCTTCAGGAAATACAAAAGTCTTGTACAGTTTTGGAAAACAATCAGAAATAAAAGATGATTTAGGCATGGCAATTTTTTCCAGAGCGGAAGACTTTTCCAAATTTTGGTCGATTGGAAAAGAAGTAACGGCTGCATCTGATATTACGCAAACTTATCTTAGCGAAGAAAAAGTAAATTCGCTGAAACCTGCTGTTTATCGATATTTCGCGTGCTGGAATAAAACAAATACGTTGTTTAAAGATGAAAATAATTTTGTAAATTTTCTTCATTCGGAAGCAGAAAAATTTTCCAATCCAATCATTACATTAATAAAAAACAAAAAATGA
- the kduI gene encoding 5-dehydro-4-deoxy-D-glucuronate isomerase: MEVRFQNSPKETKAMDSAALRENFLIENLIQNDVLKLVYSHYDRVIVGGIRPVNEKIFLQNEEELKADFFLQRRELGVVNLGGAGIVEADGIIYELEKLSCLYIGKDTKEVFFSSKDSTQPAIFYMLSSPAHRRYETTLYHKEQASGGEMGSAETANKRTIYRYIHEKGIQSCQLVMGLTILETGSVWNTMPAHTHTRRMEAYFYFDVPENQRVLHLMGEPTETRHLVVNNNEAIISPPWSVHAGCGTSNYGFVWGMAGENYTYEDMDMVDIKDLK, translated from the coding sequence ATGGAAGTACGATTTCAAAACAGCCCGAAAGAAACTAAAGCAATGGATTCGGCTGCATTGCGCGAAAATTTCTTAATTGAAAATTTAATACAAAACGATGTGTTGAAACTCGTTTACAGTCATTACGACCGCGTGATTGTCGGCGGTATAAGACCTGTAAACGAAAAAATATTTTTGCAAAATGAAGAAGAATTAAAAGCCGATTTCTTTTTACAAAGAAGAGAATTGGGCGTCGTAAACTTAGGTGGCGCGGGCATTGTAGAAGCGGATGGTATTATTTATGAATTAGAAAAATTATCTTGTTTGTATATCGGCAAAGACACCAAAGAAGTTTTCTTTTCTTCAAAAGATTCAACACAGCCTGCAATATTTTATATGTTGTCATCGCCGGCGCATCGGAGATATGAAACCACATTGTATCACAAAGAACAGGCATCGGGCGGCGAAATGGGTAGCGCGGAAACGGCGAACAAAAGAACCATTTATCGTTACATTCATGAGAAAGGAATACAAAGTTGTCAATTAGTTATGGGGTTAACTATTTTGGAAACAGGCAGCGTTTGGAACACCATGCCTGCGCACACGCACACGCGGCGCATGGAAGCGTATTTTTATTTTGATGTTCCTGAAAACCAAAGAGTGCTGCACTTGATGGGCGAGCCGACTGAAACGAGGCATTTAGTTGTGAACAATAATGAAGCGATTATTTCGCCGCCGTGGTCTGTTCATGCGGGTTGCGGCACATCAAACTACGGATTTGTGTGGGGAATGGCAGGCGAAAATTATACCTATGAGGATATGGATATGGTGGACATTAAAGATTTAAAATAA